One genomic segment of Rhizobium sp. BT03 includes these proteins:
- the trbL gene encoding P-type conjugative transfer protein TrbL, with product MVIVRPSRRLELAFITIGILLLASAPALAQQGQVLTTLENSVSTAVKGWETTITNAARSLFWILAGIEVGIAAVWLAINAASLDAWFAELVRRIMFIGFFAFILDQGPTVGRAVVDSLYQIGAGGGSASPANIFDAGIQVASKMSEQVKFGLFEDNSLAIAAVFAMVVVVIAFSLVAAIFVAVMVEMYIGLLAGMIMLGLGGSSYTKDFAIRYLVYAFSVGMKLMALVMISKIGSDILLGLAETPSTDTDQFINTLAIAGISVVVFVIAMYVPPIIQGVVQGASVSGGMEAIRHGGQAASFAAGGAFLAAGAAGAGIAAGQAARSAGSSFTGAALRGMGAGVWSAGQATGSAAKEKAIGSPGAYAGSLLGLANAKLDGNRSGSGRRTPPPERHDQS from the coding sequence ATGGTGATTGTCCGTCCGTCCCGTAGGCTCGAGCTTGCCTTCATCACCATTGGCATTCTCCTGTTGGCGAGCGCGCCTGCGCTTGCACAGCAAGGCCAGGTGCTGACCACGCTTGAGAACTCCGTCTCCACGGCCGTCAAAGGCTGGGAGACGACGATCACCAATGCGGCGCGCTCGCTGTTCTGGATCCTGGCCGGGATCGAGGTTGGCATCGCAGCCGTCTGGCTGGCGATCAATGCTGCCTCGCTCGACGCCTGGTTCGCAGAACTCGTCCGCCGCATCATGTTCATCGGGTTCTTCGCCTTCATTCTTGATCAGGGGCCGACGGTCGGCAGAGCGGTCGTCGACAGCCTCTATCAGATCGGCGCCGGCGGCGGGTCCGCTTCGCCTGCCAACATCTTCGACGCCGGTATCCAGGTCGCCTCGAAAATGTCTGAGCAGGTCAAGTTCGGCCTGTTTGAAGACAACTCGCTCGCCATCGCCGCGGTCTTCGCCATGGTGGTGGTGGTGATTGCCTTCAGCCTGGTTGCCGCGATCTTCGTCGCGGTCATGGTGGAGATGTATATCGGCCTGCTCGCCGGCATGATCATGCTTGGCCTTGGGGGTTCGTCCTATACCAAGGATTTTGCCATCCGCTATCTCGTCTATGCCTTCAGCGTCGGCATGAAGCTGATGGCACTGGTGATGATCTCCAAAATTGGTTCCGACATCCTGCTGGGGCTCGCCGAGACACCATCCACCGATACCGACCAGTTCATCAACACCCTGGCGATCGCCGGCATCAGCGTCGTCGTCTTCGTCATCGCCATGTATGTGCCGCCGATCATCCAGGGCGTAGTGCAGGGCGCATCGGTCTCCGGCGGCATGGAGGCAATCCGACACGGCGGACAGGCAGCGTCGTTTGCAGCGGGTGGAGCGTTTCTCGCCGCCGGCGCTGCCGGCGCTGGAATTGCGGCAGGGCAAGCGGCACGATCCGCTGGATCCTCGTTCACGGGTGCGGCTCTGCGAGGGATGGGCGCCGGCGTCTGGTCGGCGGGTCAGGCCACGGGCTCGGCTGCCAAGGAAAAGGCAATCGGCTCGCCGGGCGCCTATGCCGGTTCGCTGCTCGGTTTGGCGAACGCCAAGCTGGACGGAAACCGCAGCGGCTCTGGCAGACGCACGCCCCCTCCCGAACGCCACGATCAATCGTAA
- the trbJ gene encoding P-type conjugative transfer protein TrbJ, with protein sequence MASMAMPATGLAGGVTGEATEFTQLANNAELISLVGKSAEQVNNQITQINQLAEQIQNQLKIYGNMLQNTAQLPDHVWGQVESDLNRLQSIVGQGQGIAFSMGNIDDQLKQRFQSYADMQTNLPTQANFSTTYQSWSDTNRDTIAGTLKAANLTAEQFSSEESTMSSLRTMSESADGQMKALQVGHEIATQEVAQIQKLRGLVSQQMTMMGTWYQSEQAQKDLAQARREKFFNAPQHDIRGGQIMEPRW encoded by the coding sequence ATGGCATCGATGGCGATGCCTGCAACGGGGCTTGCTGGTGGCGTCACCGGCGAGGCCACCGAGTTCACCCAGCTCGCCAACAACGCCGAGCTCATCTCGCTGGTCGGCAAGTCGGCCGAGCAGGTGAACAATCAGATCACCCAGATCAATCAGCTGGCCGAGCAGATCCAGAACCAGCTGAAGATCTACGGCAATATGCTGCAGAACACCGCGCAGCTGCCCGATCACGTCTGGGGCCAGGTCGAAAGCGATCTCAATCGGCTGCAGAGCATCGTCGGGCAGGGGCAGGGCATCGCGTTTTCGATGGGCAATATCGATGATCAGCTCAAGCAGCGCTTTCAGAGCTATGCCGATATGCAGACCAACCTGCCGACCCAGGCAAATTTTTCCACCACCTACCAGTCCTGGTCCGACACCAATCGCGACACGATCGCCGGCACGCTGAAGGCGGCGAATCTGACGGCTGAGCAGTTTTCGAGCGAGGAATCAACGATGTCGTCGTTGCGTACGATGTCGGAGAGCGCCGATGGCCAGATGAAGGCATTGCAGGTTGGCCATGAGATCGCCACCCAGGAAGTGGCGCAGATCCAGAAGCTGCGCGGCCTCGTCTCCCAGCAGATGACCATGATGGGCACCTGGTATCAATCGGAACAAGCGCAGAAGGATCTCGCCCAGGCCCGGCGCGAAAAGTTCTTCAACGCGCCCCAGCACGATATCCGCGGCGGCCAGATTATGGAGCCACGCTGGTGA
- a CDS encoding conjugal transfer protein TrbF: MAANRAPDNPYLAARQEWNERYGSYVKSASAWRLVGITGMVMAVVGFSYALYQSTQVKLVPYIVEVDKLGTAATAGFPQQIEYADPRVVRATLGGFVSNFRSVTPDAVVQKQYIDRTYALLRTSDPATEKVNAWFRSSSPFEKAKNATVAIEVNNIVALSNQSYQIDWTEFERDRKGKETALRRFRGIATVTLTPPQDEGVIRLNPIGLYLKDFDWTAQL; encoded by the coding sequence ATGGCAGCCAATCGTGCCCCCGATAACCCCTATCTTGCCGCCCGCCAGGAATGGAACGAGCGCTACGGATCCTATGTGAAATCTGCATCAGCCTGGCGGCTCGTCGGCATCACCGGAATGGTCATGGCGGTCGTCGGCTTTTCCTATGCGCTTTACCAGAGCACGCAGGTCAAGCTCGTTCCCTATATCGTCGAGGTCGACAAGCTCGGCACGGCTGCGACAGCCGGGTTCCCGCAGCAGATCGAATATGCTGACCCGCGCGTCGTGCGCGCTACGCTTGGCGGCTTCGTCTCGAACTTCCGCTCCGTGACGCCGGATGCCGTGGTGCAGAAGCAATATATCGACCGCACTTATGCGCTGCTTCGAACCTCGGATCCGGCAACCGAGAAGGTCAATGCCTGGTTTCGCTCGAGTTCGCCGTTCGAGAAGGCGAAGAATGCCACCGTCGCCATTGAGGTCAACAACATCGTGGCGCTCTCCAATCAATCCTATCAGATCGACTGGACCGAGTTCGAACGCGACCGGAAGGGCAAGGAGACCGCCCTTCGCCGGTTTCGCGGCATTGCCACTGTAACGCTGACCCCGCCCCAGGACGAGGGCGTCATCCGCCTCAACCCGATCGGTCTTTACCTCAAGGATTTCGACTGGACTGCACAGCTTTGA
- the trbK gene encoding entry exclusion protein TrbK, with product MSARLIIALVLAGIVGFGSGVGWTRWQMSAAQVTGGNTVQPSSDDARRERKEKFFSGDTDRNIRGGQELKPRW from the coding sequence GTGAGCGCGCGCCTGATCATCGCCCTTGTACTGGCAGGGATCGTCGGCTTCGGCTCCGGCGTCGGCTGGACCCGGTGGCAGATGTCTGCGGCGCAAGTGACTGGAGGCAATACGGTGCAGCCATCATCCGATGATGCACGGCGCGAGCGCAAGGAAAAATTCTTCAGCGGCGATACGGATCGCAACATTCGCGGCGGACAGGAGCTGAAACCGAGATGGTGA